From one Thermincola ferriacetica genomic stretch:
- a CDS encoding DNA-binding protein has product MEYITAKEAAEKWGISQRRVQLLCEQGRVEGAVRLGWAWAIPKDADKPADARIKAKGKL; this is encoded by the coding sequence ATGGAATATATTACGGCAAAAGAAGCAGCAGAAAAATGGGGGATATCCCAGCGCAGAGTTCAGCTTCTATGTGAGCAAGGACGAGTTGAGGGAGCGGTTCGGTTAGGCTGGGCATGGGCAATTCCCAAAGATGCGGACAAGCCTGCAGATGCGCGTATAAAAGCTAAAGGCAAGTTATGA
- the rlmD gene encoding 23S rRNA (uracil(1939)-C(5))-methyltransferase RlmD — protein sequence MKRAAPVQEGQVLELEITGFSHAGEGIGRYAGFTVFVPYAVPGERVLCRVEQIRKGFAIAKLDKVLDRAEIRQEPACPDFFKCGGSHLQHISYSAQLAFKQKVVADAVQRIGKLGDVPVHFPIGMEMPWRYRNKAAFQVADDNGRIRLGFFAEETHQVVAAYDCMLLHRQISEFAAVVEMLLNKYKVPAYDWKTHRGILRHVVIRRSWAHNKVMIVLVTTSEKCINLHAMARDLHRNPSVVSVVRNINDGPGRNIFGNCNVVLAGRETIEDKLCGLTFVISPTSFFQVNPVQTEILYQKVRQYAVGTGKETVLDLYCGIGTIALYLAQFTEKVIGLEVHEAAVADAAANARINGIGNAEFIVGRAEDRLPKLAAQGVKADVVVVDPPRKGVDKRALQAICDIGPERIVYVSCDPASMARDLHFLRHRGYGVREIQTVDMFPQTHHVECIVQIKRAESRMG from the coding sequence ATGAAACGCGCAGCTCCTGTGCAGGAAGGCCAGGTTCTGGAACTGGAAATTACGGGTTTTAGCCATGCCGGGGAAGGAATCGGGCGGTATGCCGGTTTTACAGTGTTTGTGCCTTATGCCGTTCCCGGGGAAAGGGTTCTGTGCCGGGTAGAACAAATCAGGAAAGGGTTTGCCATAGCCAAACTGGACAAGGTTTTGGATCGTGCGGAAATACGCCAGGAGCCGGCCTGTCCCGATTTTTTCAAATGCGGGGGGTCTCACCTGCAGCATATTTCCTACAGCGCCCAGTTGGCCTTTAAACAAAAGGTGGTAGCCGATGCTGTGCAACGGATAGGTAAGCTGGGGGATGTTCCGGTGCATTTTCCCATTGGCATGGAGATGCCTTGGCGCTATAGAAATAAAGCCGCGTTCCAGGTGGCCGATGACAATGGACGTATCAGGCTGGGTTTTTTTGCGGAAGAAACCCACCAGGTAGTGGCGGCTTACGATTGTATGTTGCTGCACAGACAAATCAGCGAGTTTGCGGCGGTGGTGGAAATGCTGCTGAACAAATATAAAGTGCCGGCCTACGACTGGAAAACGCACCGGGGAATATTGCGGCATGTGGTGATCCGCCGCAGTTGGGCCCATAATAAAGTGATGATTGTCTTGGTAACCACTTCTGAAAAATGTATAAATTTACATGCCATGGCCAGAGACCTGCACAGGAACCCGTCGGTCGTTTCCGTGGTGAGGAATATCAATGACGGGCCGGGACGCAATATTTTCGGGAACTGCAATGTTGTTTTGGCCGGGCGGGAGACTATTGAGGACAAGCTTTGCGGGCTGACCTTTGTTATTTCGCCTACGTCCTTTTTTCAGGTGAACCCTGTGCAGACGGAAATCCTTTACCAAAAAGTGCGGCAGTATGCCGTGGGAACAGGGAAAGAAACGGTGTTGGACCTTTACTGCGGAATCGGGACCATAGCCCTGTATCTGGCTCAGTTTACGGAAAAGGTGATCGGCCTGGAGGTGCATGAAGCGGCAGTGGCCGATGCGGCGGCCAACGCCAGGATTAACGGGATTGGTAACGCGGAGTTCATTGTGGGCCGGGCGGAGGACAGGCTCCCCAAACTGGCGGCGCAAGGGGTGAAAGCTGATGTGGTGGTGGTGGACCCGCCGCGGAAGGGCGTGGATAAGAGGGCTTTGCAGGCTATCTGTGACATCGGGCCGGAGCGGATTGTTTACGTATCCTGCGACCCGGCAAGTATGGCGCGGGATTTGCATTTCCTTCGCCACCGCGGTTACGGTGTCCGGGAAATCCAGACCGTGGACATGTTTCCGCAGACGCATCACGTTGAGTGCATAGTTCAGATAAAACGTGCCGAAAGCCGCATGGGATAA